CCTTGCAGAGAAATTGAGGCGGGGTCAGGTGCCCCAGACACCACCAGCCCCGCCAGCAGCAGCGGCTTGCGGCCCCAGTGGTCGCTCAGCACGCCTCAGGGGCGAAGTCAGGGCTATCACCAGCGCGGGCAGGGTCAGCACCAACCGCACCAGCACGTCACGTTGCGGCAGCGCAGAAAAATGTTCGCGCATGGCGGGAAGCGAGGGCGCGATGGTGGCCCCCGCCATGATGGTCAGGGTGGCGGCAAACGGCAGCGCCAGGGCGGTCAGGGTGGTGGGCTGTGAAGGGGTTTGGAGTTCAGGTCGGGTTTGGGATTCAGTCTGGGTCATAGGGCCTTCAGGGTCGAGTGGGGCAGAGCTGGAGATGGTAGACCGGGTGACGGCCCGACTGATGCAGTAGACCGCAGGCCAGGGCCGGACAGGTCTTCAGGAACTTGGGAATGGGACAGAACGTGGCGCAACAGAAGGCAGCCATCGCCCGACTGGACACATCTTAAAGCGGGCTGGAAAGCCGAACTCGACGCCCGGATCGAAACCCTCAGACATCTGCGCGACGACCTGAGCGGCTGTATCGGCTGCGGGTGCCTGTCGCTGGAAACCTGCACTTTACAGAACCCGGATGACCGCGTCCGGCGTAATCTGCTGGGGAAACAGGAGTGCCGACTGGCTCTGATACGGATTCCGATTGAATCTGGTCGTTTCAGATTCAATCCGAGCGGATGCGAGTAGGAAAAAATACGGATTCCGCGATATGGATGCACAGGCGGCGCTTTCCCGACTGTGCAGGAATTAAGCGGAATCCGTATGAGCCATGGGCCATGAGCCATGAGGAGGCTGTTCAGAGCTTATGGCCCATAGCCCATGGCAAGGAGCAACAGCCTCTCGACAGGTGACACGGACCTACCGCGTGATCAATAAATTACGCCAATTTCGTGGCGCTTTCCTCCGGCAGAAACACGATGCCCCAGAGTTCCGGCGTGCCCACGAACTGCACCCGCACCAGCGTGAAGGTCAGGTGCGGCGCTCGGGGAGGAGCGTAGCGAATCGGCATCAGCGGCGTGACGTCCTGGGCGGGCGTGACGTGCCGCCACAGGCGGGAGAAGTCCGGCAGGGCACGCAGTTCGCGCAGCAACTCGGCGTGCGCAGGCGTGTGGCTCAGGCTCAGGCTGTCGCGCTTGAACTGCGCCAGCACGTAGCGTGCCCACGGCTCCCAGGCCGGAAAGTGGTCGCGGTGTTTCTCGGCAAAGACCAGCGAGAGCAGAGATACGCCGGGCCGCGCGGTAATACGGATTCCGCGATATGGATGCACAGGCGGCGCTTTCCCGACTGTGCAGGAATTAAGCGGAATCCGTATTTTTTCCTACTCGCATCCGCTCTGCTGCGCAGCTTTGCAAGTCGGATTGAATCTGAAACGACCAGATTCAATCGGAATCCGTATCACCCGTCACGCTCTCGAAGCGGCACACCTGATTGCGCTTTTCCTTGGCGCGGTACAGGGCGATGTCGGCGTGTTTTTCCAGGGTGACGACGTCGGTCCCGTCGTGCGGGTAGACCGCCATCCCGATGGACGTGGTCACGAGCAGCGAGTGTCCCTCCAGGGTCATGGGCCTGGCGATGGCACGCAGCAGCAGCTCTGCCCGGTGCATGGCCTCTGCGGGAGAATCCACGTTTCTCAGGTACACCGTGAACTCGTCGCCGCCCCGCCGGGCAACATCGTCGGTAGGGCAAGCGGCGGCCCTCAGGCGCCGGGCGATTTCCTGCAAGAAAGCGTCGCCGACATGGTGCCCGAACGAATCGTTGACCTGCTTGAAGTGGTCGATATCGATCATCAGCAAGGCCCTCAGGCGGTCCGGGGCGAGCAGCAGGTCGTCCGCTATGGCTTCTTCCAGGGCCGCCCGCACGACCAAGCCCGTCAGGTCGTCGTGGGTGGCGGCGTAGAGCAGCCGCTCCTGGGTTTCGCGAAGCTGCTGGTTGACGGCCTCCAGCGCGGCGTTCTGGCGGTCCTGCTCCTCGGCCTGACGGCGCAGCAGCTCCACTTTCAGCTGCGTTCCCGCCATCTGGGTGCGCCGCTCGGCGATGAGCAGCAGGTCGCGGCGTTCGAGGGCGTGATGGGCGCGGGCGTGCCGCAGCGCTCCGGCCAAGTCGCCCGCGCTTTCCAGCACCCCGGACAGGTCGCGGTGCGCCGCCAGCTGCAACGGGGTGGACGGCATCCGTTCCCCGAGGGCCAGCGCCTGCTCCAGAAGGGGACGGGCCAGCTCAGGACGGCCCCCTGCGGCCTCCAGAAGGCCCAGGACCCTTAGCATCTGCCCGTGTTCGAGTTGCAGCCCCAGCGCCTTGGTCAGACTCAGGGCGCTCAGGGCCACTTCCCGCGCCTCTGTGAACTGCCCCAGTTGCAGGAGGTTGTCGGCGAGGTCCGACAGGACGAACGCTTCCTCGACGGTAGACCCGCTCTGACGCGCCTCGGCCAGCAGCTCGCGGCGCAGCTTCAGGGCGTTCTCCAGATGGCCCAGGCTCGCCTGATTGGTCGCCATGTTCAGGCGGGGCATGAAGGTCCTTCCCTGTCCCCGTTCGGCCTCCTGAAGCGCTTCGCTGTGGTAGGCGAGCGCCTGCTCGTGGTCGTGCAGAGCGTAGTAAAGGCTCCCGATACTCATGAGGGTGCGGCTCAGCAGCCCGGACCGGCTCTGGGCCTCCCTGTTCAGGCTGCGGGCCAGGGACAGGCCCTGCATGTGCAAGTCCAGGGCCTGACCGAATTCTCCCGTCATCACGTGCACGGCGCCCAGGCCGTTGCAGGCCCGCACCGCCAGGCCCAGTTCCTCCAGCCGGGTGCTCAGGGCCAGCCCCTCTTCCAGCAGTGGCCGGGCAGCGGCGTACTCGCCCGCCATGACCCGGGCGTTGCCCCCGAAGATCAGGGACGCCGCGCGGCCTGCGGGAAAGGCCTGGGGGTCAAGCTCGGCCAGTTGCCGAATCACGGTTTCGACCTGACTCGGGTCAGCCCGCAGGGTGGCCTCCGCCTCGGTGATCAACTGTTCGATGGTGATGGAGGCGCGGGCGGCGGATGGGTTGTTCATGGCTCCCTGAGACGGTGATGCAGCTTAGAAAAATAGAGTTCCCATTCAGTCTATGTTTCCCAGCAAGGCGAATAGAAGAGGAAACGGTTGCAGGAGCGAACTTGAAGGGCCTTACGACAAAGCGCGTTCAAGTGTCTTTTTATCCGCGAAGTGTAATCCAAAGCCATCTGACACGGTTGGGCCGGATAGCTGGAAGGTAAGAGGGTTGTTTGCCGACCCACGGTCATTGTCCAGACATATCTTAATTATTGAAGAATAAGCAGGGCATATTTATCTATTTTTCGTACAGCCTGGGGACGAGAAGATATGGGCTGGAATACGATAAAGGTGATGACGATATCTTTCCAATACTTCCAAACAATAATTCATTTCTGTAGCATGTGAGTTTCGCTTTTGAATTCCGACCAGCGGGACTTGCACGGCTGCGAAGCAAAAGGGAGAAGGGACGGCCTGACCCGAACCCCAGACTGCCCGGCCCGGTCTGGGAGAGCCGTTTGCGCGGCGGCTTTATGCTGTAGGCAGCCTTTTTGCGTCCCGGAGGACCACACATGACCAGCGCTGCACACGACGACCACACGACGACCTCTGCCGCTTTCCCCACCACCATCGACCTCAATGCCGACGCCGGTGAATCTTTCGGAAACTGGGCGCTGGGGCATGATGCCCAGCTCTTTCCACTGCTCACGAGCGTGAATCTGGCACTGGGGTTTCATGCGGGCGACCCCGTGACCCTGCACGGCGCCGTCAAGCTGGCCCGGCAGCATGGGCTGGGCATCGGTGCCCATCCCGGCTATCCCGACCTGGTGGGCTTCGGGCGCCGGGCGATGGCGCTCACGCCGCAGGAAATCTACGCGGCGGCCGCCTACCAGATCGGGGCGCTGCAGGCCTTTTTGACCATCGAGCAGGCCACGCTGCAACACGTCAAGGCGCACGGGGCGCTCTACATGCGCATTCATGAGGACGCCGCCGCCGGGGAAGCCTTTTGCGAGGCCGTGCGGCACCTGACCCCGCAGGCGCACCTGATCGTGCTGGCGGGCGCGGCGGGGGAGGAACTGGCGGCGACGGCCCGGGCCAGGGGCCTGAGCGTGAAGCGCGAAGCCTTTCCCGAGCGGGCCTACACCGCAGATGGTCGCCTCGCCTCCCGGCTGTTGCCCGGCAGCAGCATCCATGACCCGGCGGAAGCGGCCCGGCGAGCGGTGGGCATGGCGCAGGGCTGGGTGCAGCCTCTGGACGGGGAGCGGCTGAAACTTCAGGTGGACACGCTCTGCATTCACGGCGACAACCCCCACGCGGTCGAGATTGCCGGGGCCATCACTTCGGCGCTGAGCGAGCAGGGGCTGAGGCTGGCCCCCCTGCATGGCTAACGCGGCGCTTTACCACCGCCCCGACAGCGAGGCCGGTCAGCTCGCCCTGCCGGGACTGGCCGAAGCCCTGCTCGCGTCGGGCCTGCCGGGGCTAGTGGACGCGGTGCCGGCTTACGAATCGCTCTACGTGGAGTACGACCCTGACGCCCTGAGCGCCGACACCCTGCGCGACTGGCTGGCCGACCACACGGTGCCGGGGGCCGCAGACGCCAGTGCCGGGCCACCAGCGCGGCAGGTCGAAGTGCCCGTGTGCTACGACGGCGAGGACCTGCCCGACGTGGCCGAGCGCACGGGGCTGAGTCCCGAGGAAGTGGTGCGGCTGCACTCGGGCACCCCCTACCGGGTGCGGGCGCTGGGCTTCGTGGCGGGTTTTCCCTTCATGGAGCCGACGCCGGAGCCGCTGCGGTTGCCGCGCCGCGCTTCGCCCCGCGCCGCCGTGCCGCCGCACTCTCTGGCAGTGGCGAACGCGCAGACCGGCATCTACCCGGTCACGGCGCCGGGCGGCTGGAACCTGCTGGGGCGCACGCTGGTGCCGGTGTACGACCCGCACCGTGCCGAACCCTTCTTGCTGCGTCCCGGCGACGAGGTGCGCTTCGTGCCGGTGCCCGGCAAGGCCGACCCGTTGCCGCCGCCCTCGCCGCGTCTGCTGTGGCCCGAGCAGCCTCATGCCCCGGCGCTGCGGGTGCGCAAGCCGGGCGTGCTCGGGCTGCTGATGGACCGGGGCCGGACCGGGCAGGGCCGCTTCGGGCTGGTGCGCTCGGGTGCCCTCGACGCGCAGGCGGCGGCGATTGCCAACGACCTGCTCGGGAACGCGCCCGACGCCGCGCTGCTCGAACTGCACCTGACCGGCCCGGTGCTGGAAGTGCTCGGCGCGGGCGCGGTGGCCTGCACCGGGCGGGGCCTGCGCGCCGAGGTCAACGGCGACCCTCTGCCCCCGTACAGTTCCCGCGCCGTGGGGCCGGGCGACGTGCTCACCTTTCGGCCCGACGGCCAGGGGCGCGTGACCTATCTGGCGGTGTCGGGCGGCTTCGAGACGCGCCCCTTCCTGGGCAGCGCGAGCACCGACCTCAAGGGCGGGCTGGGCCGGACGCTGCGGGCCGGAGACGCGCTGGGATACGCCCAGCCCCCCGAGTCGCCGGGCTTTCACGTCGCCCGGCAGTTCGCGCCTTACTGGACGGCGCCCGGGTCTGCCCGGAGGAGCGAGGTGGTGCGGCTGCGGCTGTTGCCGGTGGCCGGAGAAGAAACCATTCCCCCGGAAGTGCTCGCTGCCCTGTGCGCCGCGCCGTTTCGCCTGCTCGACCTCGACCGCATGGCGGCGCGTTTTTCCGGCCCAGCGGTGCCGGGCGGTGAAATCCGCTCGGAAGCCTGCCCGGTGGGAACGGTGCAGGTGCCGCCGAGTGGTGTGCCGCTGGTGCTGCTCAACGACAAGGGCACGCTGGGAGGCTACAGCCGCCCGGCCCGCGTGCATCCTGGCGACCTGCCCCGGCTGGTGCAGGCCTTGCCCGGTACGGAGGTGGCCTTCGTGCCGGGGGACCTGCTGACGGTGTAATACGGATTCCGCTTAATTCCTGCACAGTCGGGCCTGTACAGTTGGGAAGGCGCCGCCTGTGCATCCATATCGCGGAATCCGTATTTTTTCCTACTCGCATCCGCTCTGCTGCGCAGCTTTGCAAGTCGGATTGAATCTGAAACTACCGGATTCAATCGGAATCCGTATTAGGCTACTCTCGGAGCCCATATGAACAGAGAGAAAAATTGGAGCGTCATTCTCGGCGCGGCGTTCCTGATGGCGACCTCGGCCATCGGCCCAGGCTTCCTGACCCAGACCTCGGTGTTTACCCAGAGTCTGCTGGGAAGTTTCGGGTTCGTGATTCTGCTGTCCATCCTCATCGACCTCGTGGTGCAGGTGAACATCTGGCGCCTGATCGCCGTGACCGAGCGGCGCACCCAGGACACCGCCAACGCATTGTTGCCGGGGCTGGGGCACTTTCTGGCGCTGCTGATCGTGATCGGCGGTCTGGCCTTCAACATCGGGAACGTGGGCGGCGCGGGCCTGGGCCTGAATGTGCTGACCGGCCTCGACCCGGTGCTGAGCGCGGTCTTGAGCGCCCTGTTCGCCATCGGCATCTTCCTGATCAAGGAAGCGGGCAAGGCGATGGACCGCATCGCGCAGGTGCTCGGCGGCCTGATGATCGCGCTGACCCTCTACGTCATGTTCACCTCGCACCCGCCCTACGGCGAAGCGCTGCTGCGCACCGTGGCCCCCATCAAGATCGACCTGTTCGCCATCATCACGCTCGTGGGCGGCACGGTGGGCGGGTACATCACCTTCGCGGGGGGGCACCGCCTGCTCGACGCGGGCATCAAGGGTCAGGCCGCGCTGCCGAGCGTGAACCGGGGCGCCACCTCCGCCATTCTGCTCGCCTCGCTGATGCGGGTGCTGCTGTTTCTGGCGACGCTCGGTGTGGTGTCGGGGGGAGCTGTCCTCGACGCGGCCAACCCGGCGGCTTCGGTCTTTCAGATCGCGGCGGGCGAGGTCGGCTACCGGCTGTTCGGCGTGGTCATGTGGGCCGCGTCCATCACCAGCGTGATCGGTTCGGCCTACACCTCGGTGTCGTTTATCCGCACCCTTTCGCCCACCTTCGAGCGGCATCACCGCGCCATTACGGTGGGGTTTATCGCCCTGTCCACGCTGGTGTTCGCCCTGGTCGGCAAGCCGGTCGCCATTCTGCTCGCGGTGGGCGCCCTCAACGCCCTGATTCTGCCGGTGGCCCTCGCCATCATGCTCACCGCCGCCCGTCGCCGTGACCTCGTGGGCGACTACCAGCACCCGCTGTGGATGTCCGTCGGCGGCTGGCTGGTCGCCGTGGCGATGGCGGTGCTGAGTGTCCAGACCATCGTGACCACGCTGCCGAAGCTGTTCAGCGGCGGCTGATCAATGGTGCGGACAGTTTTAGGCGGCTTTGACGCCAAGGTCGAGCGGCCTGGACGGATGTTTCTCTAACTCGTGGAATCGTGCCTCAAGACCGAGATTGCGAAGAATTCGGCGGGCAAAGAGCCGGTTGTAGGCCCGTCGTTTGACGTCTTCGTAGGAGAACATCATCTGGGAGACAGGACGCTGGAGGCGTCCTGCCTCTTCGAGTAAGACTTCTGCTCGTCCTAAACTCAGTGCAAAGAAGGCAGCATTCCAGTGGTTTTCTAGCGCGACGGTGCGGCGAAGCTGGCACGTGTTCAATCCCGCAAACTGCTTGGCGTCCCGGAACACAAATTCCAGCCTGAACCGGGCACTGTACAGTGCCCGAATCTGCTCCGCTGGCAGCGTCGGATCGGTGCTGCACAGCACCACGTGCCCCTTTACCTTGCCGCGTCGGTCTACGTTCTGGATGACCACGACCCGGAGAAGCCGCGCGTAACGGGGTGCCCACACGACGCGCGTCCACACCCGTTCCCGGTCCTCACCCGGCACACGGGCCCACCCATCAAAGTTGATGAAATCGACTTTCCCGGCCCACTTCTGCCGGCCTCCCCGCCGCTTGGGGTGTGCGCCAGTAAAGGGGTAAAGCAGGTTGGCGTTGCACTGCATTTTGGTCACGAAGGCGTAGCCTTCGCGACTTACAGCGTCCATAAACATCGTCTTGGCGTACTGACCATCCGCGACCACCACGCGGAGATGCCGGGCTAACCAGGTCCGGCGCTGCTCCAGGAAAGAGACCAGCTGATCCAGGTACTGTTCGAGGCGGTCGGCCTTTTGTCCACGTGGCTGAGTTTGTTGTACATGGACAGGAAACGCATGATGGCCCGACCAGCTCAGCAGCGCCAGACACGACAGCTCCAACCCAGTTTCGGAACGGTGCAATGCACCGTTCCAGAAGGCCCCCAACCCCGGAGTGTGCTTGCCCGACTTGGGAACGAAGCTGGCATCCAGGGCCAAGATGAAGCGCCCCTCCAACACGCCCAGTCGCACCAGGAGTTGCAGCAGGCCCCAGTGCAGCTCCGCCCACGGCAAGGTCTTCTGAAACCAGCGGCGGAGCGTCCGTTCGTTCCAGCCGCTATAGCGGCTGAAATTCCTGGCGTTGATCCGACCGGGAATGGCTTGCCAAAGCGGAATGAGTGCAGCAAAAAAACGATGTTGATGGGCGGGCAGCGCCAAAAGGGTCAGCAGAATCAGTAACATCGAAGCAGGTCTCCTGTGCGTGAAGTCATTTCAACCTCACCGTACCGGAGACCTCCCCTCTATCCCCTCGAAACTGTCCGCACCATTGCTGATACGGATTCCGATTGAATCTGGTCGTTTCAGATTCAATCCGAGCGGATGCGAGTAGGAAAAAATACGGCTTCTGCGATATGGATGCACAGGCGGCGCTTTCCCGACTGTGCAGGAATTAAGCGGAATCCGTATGAGCGGGCGTCAACCTCCGCAGCGCCACCGGGGTCCACCGAAAGGCCCCGGTGGCGTTTGCTCGCTCTGCCCGGAGAAATGGGTAGGATGCCTCATCTCTTTGCCCGGGGCTGGACCACACCTTTTCGCCACTTCTTTCGCCTTGCCGGGGGTTTCCCCTGCGCATCTGCCCCGAACCGCCCGTTCCCGTCGCCCCAGGAGGCCCCATGACTGCCGATTCCGTCCCTGCCAATGCCGTAACTGCCGCTGCCGTAACTGCCGCTTCTCTGAGCGCCGCTGCCCGGCCCGAGCGGCCCTTCGCCACCGTCAATCCGTACACCGGGGAAACGCTCCAGACCTTTCCCTTTCTGGACAGTGCCGAGGTGCCCGCCGTCGTCGAGCGGGCCGGGCGGGCCTACCGCGAGTGGAGCGTGCGCCCGGTGGAGGAGCGGGCCGCGGCCATGCGCCGCGCCGCCGAGCTGATGCTGGAACGCGGCGACGAACTCGCCCGGCTGGTCACGCTGGAAATGGGCAAGCTGCGGCGCGAGGCCAGGGGAGAGGTGGCGCTCGCCGCCAGCATCCTGAAGTACTACGGCGAGCAGGGTCCGGGATTTCTGGAACCCAGGACCATTCCCGTCCCGCAGGGCGAGGCCACCGTGCTGCACGCGCCGCTGGGGGTGCTGCTGGGCATCGAGCCGTGGAACTACCCGCTGTATCAGGTCGTGCGTTTCGCGGCGCCCAACCTCGTGGTCGGCAACGCGGTGCTGCTCAAGCACTCCGAGCTGTGCCCGCAGTCGGCGCTCGCCCTTGAGCGGCTGTTCAGGGACGCGGGGGTGCCGCAGGGCGTCTACACCAACGTCTTTCTGCGTATCCGCGACGTGGAGCAGGTTATCGCGCACCCCGCCGTGCAGGGCGTGTCGCTCACCGGCAGCGAGCGGGCCGGGGCGAGCGTGGCCGAACTTGCCGGGCGGCACCTGAAAAAATGTGTGCTCGAACTCGGTGGCAGTGACCCCTTTATCGTGCTCGACGCCGAAGACCTCGGTGCCACTGTCAAGGCAGCGGCGGCGGGCCGCCTGAGCAACACCGGTCAGGCGTGCATCGCCGCCAAGCGCCTGATGGTCGTGGACGAGCTGTACGACGAGTTCGTGTCCCGGCTGGGTGCCACGTTCTCGGCCCTGGTGCCCGGCGACCCGGCAGACCCGGCCACCCGCCTGGGGCCGCTGTCTTCCGAACAGGCGGCCCGCGACTTGCAGGCGCAGGTGCAGGACGCCGTCGACAAGGGGGCCAGGGTCGTCGCCGGGGGAGGGCGGCCCGAGCATCCCGGGGCGTTCGTGCAGCCCACCGTACTCACGGACGTGACCCCCGACATGCGGGCCTACCACGAGGAACTGTTCGGGCCGGTGGCGGTGGTCTACCGGGTGCGCGACGAGGACGAGGCCGTGGCGCTGGCGAACGCGTCGGCCTACGGCCTGGGCGGAGCCG
The sequence above is a segment of the Deinococcus wulumuqiensis R12 genome. Coding sequences within it:
- a CDS encoding LamB/YcsF family protein, with the translated sequence MTSAAHDDHTTTSAAFPTTIDLNADAGESFGNWALGHDAQLFPLLTSVNLALGFHAGDPVTLHGAVKLARQHGLGIGAHPGYPDLVGFGRRAMALTPQEIYAAAAYQIGALQAFLTIEQATLQHVKAHGALYMRIHEDAAAGEAFCEAVRHLTPQAHLIVLAGAAGEELAATARARGLSVKREAFPERAYTADGRLASRLLPGSSIHDPAEAARRAVGMAQGWVQPLDGERLKLQVDTLCIHGDNPHAVEIAGAITSALSEQGLRLAPLHG
- a CDS encoding diguanylate cyclase domain-containing protein; this translates as MNNPSAARASITIEQLITEAEATLRADPSQVETVIRQLAELDPQAFPAGRAASLIFGGNARVMAGEYAAARPLLEEGLALSTRLEELGLAVRACNGLGAVHVMTGEFGQALDLHMQGLSLARSLNREAQSRSGLLSRTLMSIGSLYYALHDHEQALAYHSEALQEAERGQGRTFMPRLNMATNQASLGHLENALKLRRELLAEARQSGSTVEEAFVLSDLADNLLQLGQFTEAREVALSALSLTKALGLQLEHGQMLRVLGLLEAAGGRPELARPLLEQALALGERMPSTPLQLAAHRDLSGVLESAGDLAGALRHARAHHALERRDLLLIAERRTQMAGTQLKVELLRRQAEEQDRQNAALEAVNQQLRETQERLLYAATHDDLTGLVVRAALEEAIADDLLLAPDRLRALLMIDIDHFKQVNDSFGHHVGDAFLQEIARRLRAAACPTDDVARRGGDEFTVYLRNVDSPAEAMHRAELLLRAIARPMTLEGHSLLVTTSIGMAVYPHDGTDVVTLEKHADIALYRAKEKRNQVCRFESVTGDTDSD
- a CDS encoding NRAMP family divalent metal transporter; translation: MNREKNWSVILGAAFLMATSAIGPGFLTQTSVFTQSLLGSFGFVILLSILIDLVVQVNIWRLIAVTERRTQDTANALLPGLGHFLALLIVIGGLAFNIGNVGGAGLGLNVLTGLDPVLSAVLSALFAIGIFLIKEAGKAMDRIAQVLGGLMIALTLYVMFTSHPPYGEALLRTVAPIKIDLFAIITLVGGTVGGYITFAGGHRLLDAGIKGQAALPSVNRGATSAILLASLMRVLLFLATLGVVSGGAVLDAANPAASVFQIAAGEVGYRLFGVVMWAASITSVIGSAYTSVSFIRTLSPTFERHHRAITVGFIALSTLVFALVGKPVAILLAVGALNALILPVALAIMLTAARRRDLVGDYQHPLWMSVGGWLVAVAMAVLSVQTIVTTLPKLFSGG
- the pxpB gene encoding 5-oxoprolinase subunit PxpB; the encoded protein is MANAALYHRPDSEAGQLALPGLAEALLASGLPGLVDAVPAYESLYVEYDPDALSADTLRDWLADHTVPGAADASAGPPARQVEVPVCYDGEDLPDVAERTGLSPEEVVRLHSGTPYRVRALGFVAGFPFMEPTPEPLRLPRRASPRAAVPPHSLAVANAQTGIYPVTAPGGWNLLGRTLVPVYDPHRAEPFLLRPGDEVRFVPVPGKADPLPPPSPRLLWPEQPHAPALRVRKPGVLGLLMDRGRTGQGRFGLVRSGALDAQAAAIANDLLGNAPDAALLELHLTGPVLEVLGAGAVACTGRGLRAEVNGDPLPPYSSRAVGPGDVLTFRPDGQGRVTYLAVSGGFETRPFLGSASTDLKGGLGRTLRAGDALGYAQPPESPGFHVARQFAPYWTAPGSARRSEVVRLRLLPVAGEETIPPEVLAALCAAPFRLLDLDRMAARFSGPAVPGGEIRSEACPVGTVQVPPSGVPLVLLNDKGTLGGYSRPARVHPGDLPRLVQALPGTEVAFVPGDLLTV
- a CDS encoding NAD-dependent succinate-semialdehyde dehydrogenase: MTADSVPANAVTAAAVTAASLSAAARPERPFATVNPYTGETLQTFPFLDSAEVPAVVERAGRAYREWSVRPVEERAAAMRRAAELMLERGDELARLVTLEMGKLRREARGEVALAASILKYYGEQGPGFLEPRTIPVPQGEATVLHAPLGVLLGIEPWNYPLYQVVRFAAPNLVVGNAVLLKHSELCPQSALALERLFRDAGVPQGVYTNVFLRIRDVEQVIAHPAVQGVSLTGSERAGASVAELAGRHLKKCVLELGGSDPFIVLDAEDLGATVKAAAAGRLSNTGQACIAAKRLMVVDELYDEFVSRLGATFSALVPGDPADPATRLGPLSSEQAARDLQAQVQDAVDKGARVVAGGGRPEHPGAFVQPTVLTDVTPDMRAYHEELFGPVAVVYRVRDEDEAVALANASAYGLGGAVFSSDPERARRVADRLDSGMVWINHPTSSAAELPFGGVKRSGFGRELSSMGMLEFTNQKLLRAFPTKQKPAQVAG
- a CDS encoding transposase, translated to MLLILLTLLALPAHQHRFFAALIPLWQAIPGRINARNFSRYSGWNERTLRRWFQKTLPWAELHWGLLQLLVRLGVLEGRFILALDASFVPKSGKHTPGLGAFWNGALHRSETGLELSCLALLSWSGHHAFPVHVQQTQPRGQKADRLEQYLDQLVSFLEQRRTWLARHLRVVVADGQYAKTMFMDAVSREGYAFVTKMQCNANLLYPFTGAHPKRRGGRQKWAGKVDFINFDGWARVPGEDRERVWTRVVWAPRYARLLRVVVIQNVDRRGKVKGHVVLCSTDPTLPAEQIRALYSARFRLEFVFRDAKQFAGLNTCQLRRTVALENHWNAAFFALSLGRAEVLLEEAGRLQRPVSQMMFSYEDVKRRAYNRLFARRILRNLGLEARFHELEKHPSRPLDLGVKAA